The Candidatus Firestonebacteria bacterium RIFOXYD2_FULL_39_29 sequence AGCGGGAAATAGCTTCCGCTAATAATTTACAAAATATTTTGAAAAATATGGCGGAGTCTTTTTACCGCCTTCATTAAATAGTCATTAGTCACTAGTAACTAGTAATTAATATTTATGGAGGTGTGATTTCATGAGTGAATTATCAAGAAAAATAGAACAGGCAGTTCTTTCTATAAAGAAGCAATCCAGGATGGTTCCGGATATAGCAATAATTCTTGGGACAGGGCTTGGCGGACTTGTAAATGAAATTACGGATAAAACAGAGATTAATTACAAGGATATAAAGGGGTTTCCTTTATCTACAGTTGAAGCGCATGCGGGAAAACTTATTTTGGGGGAAATGGGCGGAAAAAAAGTAGTAGCCATGCAGGGGCGCTTTCATAGATATGAGGGGTATTCTTATAGGGAAGTTACTTTTCCTGTATATGTTATGAAAGAACTCGGGGCTAAGATACTTATGGTTTCAAATGCTGCCGGAGGATTGAATAAAGAATATGAGGCCGGAGAATTAATGATGATCTCTGATCATAACTCCCTTTTGCTCGGAGACAATCCTTTAGCGGGTCCAAACGATGATAAAATAGGGTCAAGATGGCCTGATATGTTCCAGACCTATGATGTAGAGTTGATGAAACTTGCGGAAAAGATTGCTAAAGAGAATAAAATAAAACTTCACAAAGGAGTCTATGTCGGGGTTATTGGTCCGAATCTCGAAACTGAAGCAGAATACAAGTTCTTAATTGCAATTGGTGGCGATGCTGTCGGAATGTCCACCGTCCCGGAGGTTATAGTCGCAAGGCATTGCGGGTTCAGGGTCCTCGGTATTTCCGTAATTACAGATATGTGTATACCAGGACATCTGGAAATTGCAAATATAGAAAAAATTATCGGTAACGCTTCCCGAGCTGAACCGAAACTCACGAAAATAATGAGTCTGGTTGTAAAGGAAGTGAAACTCTAATGCTGCCCACGGTTGCCTGGAAAAATAACCTGGTAGTGATGATAGATCAAAGGAAATTACCCGGCAAAGAGGTTTATATTCAATGCAGGAATTATAAACAAGTTGTCTATTGCATAAAGACTCTCGCTGTCCGCGGTGCTCCTGCCATCGGTGTTGCAGCTGCTTACGGGGTAGCATTAGCCGCTGTGAGATCCAAAGCCAAAGATAAGATTAAATTCTATAAAGAAATGGCATATGCTATAGAAGAATTAAGAAGGAGCCGTCCGACTGCCGTTAATCTTTTCTGGGCGCTGGATCGGATGACTGCAAAACTTGTTTCTCTGGAGAAATTGCATGTTAAAAAAATAATAAAAGAACTTATTAAAGAAGCAAAACTTATTGAAAAGCAGGATATTGCCATTAATGCGCATATGGCAAAAAATGGAGCAAAACTTTTTAAAAAAGGCTCGACAATAATGACGATCTGTAATACCGGAGTACTGGCAACAGCAGGTATAGGCACTGCTTTTGGTGTTTTAAATGAGGCACATAAGCAGGGAAAAAAGATAAGTGTAGTTGCCTGTGAGACAAGACCATTACTTCAAGGTTCCAGATTGACCGCCTGGGAGTTAAAACGTGCAGGAATACCGTTTAAATTAATTACAGATAATATGGCATGTCATATCATGTCAAAAGGTTTTGTTAAGGGTGTCATTGCCGGTGCTGACAGAATTACGGCAAACGGGGATACTGCAAATAAAATAGGTACTTATATGCTTGCTGTACTGGCAAAAAACTTTAGAATACCT is a genomic window containing:
- a CDS encoding S-methyl-5-thioribose-1-phosphate isomerase, which gives rise to MLPTVAWKNNLVVMIDQRKLPGKEVYIQCRNYKQVVYCIKTLAVRGAPAIGVAAAYGVALAAVRSKAKDKIKFYKEMAYAIEELRRSRPTAVNLFWALDRMTAKLVSLEKLHVKKIIKELIKEAKLIEKQDIAINAHMAKNGAKLFKKGSTIMTICNTGVLATAGIGTAFGVLNEAHKQGKKISVVACETRPLLQGSRLTAWELKRAGIPFKLITDNMACHIMSKGFVKGVIAGADRITANGDTANKIGTYMLAVLAKNFRIPFFICAPKSTIDLKLKSGRLIPIEERKSKEVTEIQGVKTAPDDTKVFNPAFDVTPNELIAGIITEAGVVKPPFIKNLKKIF
- a CDS encoding purine-nucleoside phosphorylase → MSELSRKIEQAVLSIKKQSRMVPDIAIILGTGLGGLVNEITDKTEINYKDIKGFPLSTVEAHAGKLILGEMGGKKVVAMQGRFHRYEGYSYREVTFPVYVMKELGAKILMVSNAAGGLNKEYEAGELMMISDHNSLLLGDNPLAGPNDDKIGSRWPDMFQTYDVELMKLAEKIAKENKIKLHKGVYVGVIGPNLETEAEYKFLIAIGGDAVGMSTVPEVIVARHCGFRVLGISVITDMCIPGHLEIANIEKIIGNASRAEPKLTKIMSLVVKEVKL